From bacterium, the proteins below share one genomic window:
- a CDS encoding 3-isopropylmalate dehydratase small subunit encodes MSNDTLIKIERVEGRGCVVRGDDVDTDRIIPARFMKEVTFDTMGEHAFEDARKDAKGEHPLDQERFQGSSILVVGQNFGCGSSREHAPQALMRFGFNAFIGGSFAEIFFGNCTALGLPCVTLAPADLSTVMDSIELDPQQNVEIDVQASKVRCRAGEFDAGIPAGTRKMLLEGSWDATRVLLEAGDLIEETAKALPYVELPA; translated from the coding sequence ATGAGCAACGACACCCTGATCAAGATCGAGCGCGTCGAAGGCCGTGGCTGCGTGGTCCGCGGCGACGACGTCGACACGGACCGGATCATCCCCGCCCGCTTCATGAAGGAAGTCACCTTCGACACGATGGGCGAGCATGCCTTCGAGGACGCCCGCAAGGACGCCAAGGGCGAGCACCCGCTCGACCAGGAGCGCTTCCAGGGGTCGTCGATCCTGGTCGTCGGTCAGAACTTCGGCTGCGGTTCGAGCCGCGAACACGCGCCGCAGGCGCTCATGCGCTTCGGTTTCAATGCCTTCATCGGCGGCAGCTTCGCCGAGATCTTCTTCGGCAACTGCACCGCCCTCGGACTGCCCTGCGTGACGCTCGCGCCCGCGGATCTCTCGACCGTCATGGACTCGATCGAGCTCGACCCCCAGCAGAACGTCGAGATCGACGTGCAGGCGAGCAAGGTCCGCTGCCGCGCGGGCGAATTCGACGCCGGCATTCCGGCGGGCACGCGCAAGATGCTCCTCGAGGGGTCCTGGGACGCGACCCGCGTCCTGCTCGAGGCCGGCGATCTGATCGAGGAGACGGCGAAGGCCCTGCCCTATGTGGAGCTGCCGGCCTAG